The following proteins are encoded in a genomic region of Thunnus maccoyii chromosome 8, fThuMac1.1, whole genome shotgun sequence:
- the LOC121901505 gene encoding rho guanine nucleotide exchange factor 9 isoform X3 — MTMMMLISGGSIVNAEAVWDHVTMADRELAFKAGDVIKVLDASNKDWWWGQIDEEEGWFPASFVRLWVNQEDGGAEPAEGTSEVQNGHLDPTNDCLCLGSPLQNRDQMRANVINEIMSTERHYIKHLKDICEGYLRQCRKRVDMFNDDQLKVIFGNIEDIYRFQMGFVRDLEKQYNTEEPHLSEIGPCFLEHQDGFWIYSEYCNNHLDACMELSKLMRDGRYQHFFEACRLLQQMIDIAIDGFLLTPVQKICKYPLQLAELLKYTAQEHSDYRYVAAALAVMRNVTQQINERKRRLENIDKIAQWQASVLDWEGDDILDRSSELIYTGELSWIYQPYGRSQQRVFFLFDHQLVLCKKDLIRRDILYYKGRIDMDRYEVRDAIDGRDDDFNVSVKNAFKLCNKDSEEIHIFLAKKPEEKIRWLRAFHEERKMVQEDEKIGFEISEYQKRQAAMTVRKVTKQKGVNRCTPPSYPPPQDPLSAGQYEVTEDMAQGEVFEFSQSKRGQAPFWQNFSRLAPFKK; from the exons atgacgatgatgatg TTGATAAGTGGAGGTTCAATCGTCAACGCTGAGGCGGTATGGGACCATGTGACCATGGCGGACCGGGAGTTGGCGTTTAAGGCCGGTGACGTCATCAAGGTGCTGGATGCCTCCAACAAGGACTGGTGGTGGGGCCAGATTGATGAGGAGGAAGGATGGTTCCCTGCCAGCTTTGTACGG CTGTGGGTGAACCAGGAGGATGGGGGAGCGGAGCCAGCCGAGGGGACCAGTGAGGTGCAGAATGGGCACCTGGACCCAACCAATGACTGTTTGTGTCTGGGCTCGCCTCTCCAGAACAGAGACCAGATGAGAGCTAACGTCATCAATGAGATCATGAGCACAGAGAGACACTACATCAAACACCTCAAGGACATCTGTGAG GGCTACCTGCGCCAGTGCAGGAAGCGTGTGGACATGTTCAATGATGACCAGCTGAAGGTCATCTTTGGGAACATCGAGGACATCTACCGCTTCCAGATGGGCTTTGTTAGAGACTTGGAGAAACAGTACAACACAGAGGAACCCCACCTCTCTGAAATCGGACCATGCTTTTTAGAACAT CAAGATGGTTTCTGGATCTATTCAGAATACTGTAACAACCACTTGGATGCCTGTATGGAGCTGAGCAAGCTGATGAGGGATGGCAGGTACCAGCACTTCTTCGAGGCCTGTCGCCTCCTCCAGCAAATGATTGACATCGCCATAGACGGCTTCTTGCTCACTCCTGTccagaaaatctgcaaatatCCACTCCAGTTGGCTGAGCTTCTCAAATACACTGCGCAGGAGCACAG CGACTATCGATACGTGGCAGCAGCCCTGGCAGTAATGCGGAACGTCACCCAGCAGATCAacgagaggaagaggaggctggAAAACATCGACAAGATCGCCCAGTGGCAAGCCTCTGTTCTGGACTGGGAG ggGGATGATATCTTGGACAGAAGCTCGGAGCTCATCTACACTGGGGAGTTGTCATGGATCTATCAGCCGTACGGACGCAGCCAGCAGCGagttttcttcctctttgatCACCAGCTGGTCCTCTGTAAGAAG GATCTGATACGCCGGGACATCCTGTACTATAAGGGCCGCATTGACATGGATCGCTACGAGGTGCGGGACGCCATAGACGGGCGTGACGATGACTTCAACGTCAGTGTGAAGAACGCTTTCAAACTGTGCAACAAAGACAGCGAGGAGATCCACATCTTCCTGGCCAAGAAGCCGGAGGAGAAGATCCGCTGGCTCAGGGCCTTCCACGAGGAGAGGAAGATGGTGCAGGAGGATGAGAAAATCG GTTTTGAGATTTCTGAGTACCAGAAGCGGCAGGCAGCCATGACAGTGAGAAAGGTGACCAAACAGAAAG GTGTAAACAGGTGCACGCCCCCCTCATACCCGCCCCCCCAGGACCCCCTCAGTGCGGGGCAGTATGAGGTAACGGAGGACATGGCACAAGGAGAGGTTTTTGAATTCAGTCAATCCAAAAGAGGCCAGGCTCCTTTCTGGCAGAATTTTAGTAGATTAGCTCCATTTAAGAAATAG